The proteins below come from a single Caulobacter segnis ATCC 21756 genomic window:
- a CDS encoding acetolactate synthase large subunit, producing the protein MNGADALITTLADNGVTACFANPGTSEMQFVSALDREPRMRSVLCLFEGVATGAADGYGRMAGKPACTLLHLGPGYANGAANLHNARRAFTPVVNVIGDHATYHRGFDAPLNSDIAALAAPNSVWVKSAESADSVGPLAAEAIVASYGTPGGNACLILPADAAWNEATVKGPVVTPPAFAAPDPTAVATVAKALGFAKTPVLLLGSGACGEAALAAAGRLAAHGVRVLTDTFTARQARGEGRFRPDKLPYFAEQALKDLEGVDLMVLVSTQRPVAFFAYPDRPSVLTPEGCSVETLCGREVDAAAAMTALADALDAPAAGPVEAYAPPAAPAGRLDAWAIGASVARHMPVNTAISDDAVTAGLPIFTQTRSARAHDWLSLTGGAIGQGIPLAIGAAVACPDRKVLALTGDGAGMYTVQGLWTIVREKLDVTVVVFANHAYRILGIELGRTGAGNAGPAAAKLLDLGDPRIDWVSLAHGLGMGAERAETAEAFDDAFARAMAAPGPRLIEAAMG; encoded by the coding sequence ATGAACGGCGCGGACGCCCTGATCACCACCCTGGCCGACAACGGCGTCACCGCCTGCTTCGCCAATCCCGGGACCAGCGAGATGCAGTTCGTCTCGGCCCTGGACCGCGAGCCGCGCATGCGCTCGGTGCTGTGCCTGTTCGAAGGCGTGGCGACCGGCGCCGCCGACGGCTATGGCCGCATGGCCGGCAAGCCCGCCTGCACCCTGCTGCACCTGGGGCCCGGCTACGCCAACGGCGCGGCCAACCTGCACAACGCCCGCCGCGCCTTCACCCCGGTGGTCAACGTCATCGGCGACCACGCCACCTATCACCGGGGCTTCGACGCGCCGCTGAACAGCGACATCGCCGCCCTGGCCGCGCCCAACTCGGTCTGGGTCAAGTCGGCCGAGAGCGCCGATAGCGTCGGGCCCCTGGCCGCCGAGGCGATCGTCGCCAGCTATGGGACGCCGGGCGGGAACGCCTGCCTGATCCTGCCCGCCGACGCGGCCTGGAACGAAGCGACCGTGAAGGGGCCGGTGGTGACGCCGCCCGCCTTCGCCGCGCCCGATCCGACAGCCGTCGCGACGGTGGCCAAGGCGCTGGGCTTCGCCAAGACGCCCGTGCTGCTGCTGGGCTCGGGCGCCTGCGGCGAGGCCGCGCTGGCGGCCGCGGGACGGCTGGCCGCCCATGGCGTCCGGGTGCTGACGGACACCTTCACCGCCCGCCAGGCGCGGGGCGAAGGACGCTTCCGTCCCGACAAGCTTCCCTATTTCGCCGAGCAGGCGCTCAAGGATCTCGAGGGCGTCGACCTGATGGTCCTCGTCTCGACCCAGCGACCCGTCGCCTTCTTCGCCTACCCGGATCGGCCCAGCGTGCTGACCCCCGAGGGCTGCTCGGTCGAGACCCTGTGCGGCCGCGAGGTCGATGCGGCGGCGGCGATGACGGCTTTGGCCGACGCTCTGGACGCCCCGGCGGCGGGGCCGGTCGAGGCCTACGCCCCGCCCGCCGCGCCGGCGGGACGGCTGGACGCCTGGGCGATCGGGGCCTCGGTGGCGCGCCACATGCCGGTCAACACGGCGATTTCGGACGACGCGGTGACGGCCGGCCTGCCGATCTTCACCCAGACCCGGTCCGCCCGAGCTCACGACTGGCTGTCCCTGACCGGCGGCGCGATCGGCCAGGGCATCCCGCTGGCGATCGGCGCGGCGGTGGCCTGTCCCGACCGCAAGGTGCTGGCCCTCACCGGCGACGGCGCGGGCATGTACACGGTCCAGGGGCTCTGGACGATCGTGCGCGAGAAGCTGGACGTGACCGTCGTGGTCTTCGCCAACCACGCCTACCGGATCCTCGGCATCGAGCTGGGCCGGACGGGGGCGGGCAATGCGGGACCGGCGGCCGCGAAGCTGCTGGACCTCGGCGATCCGCGCATCGACTGGGTATCGCTGGCGCATGGCCTGGGCATGGGCGCCGAGCGCGCCGAGACCGCCGAAGCCTTCGACGACGCCTTCGCCCGGGCGATGGCCGCGCCGGGACCCAGGCTGATCGAAGCGGCGATGGGCTAG
- a CDS encoding SDR family NAD(P)-dependent oxidoreductase, protein MADRITSPFGAKSTAREVVAGHDLSGKVAIVTGAATGIGVETARALADAGAEVIIAARKPELGEEVANQINEEVGMKRVSFGMLDLSSLEAIRHFAHRWGDRRLNLLINNAGVMACPLSRTVDGLEMQIGTNHFGHFLLSVLLAPNLVDGAAHSGHRSRLVSLSSIGHRRSPVNFEDPNYNTRPYDKWEAYGQAKTANSLFALGFDKRFKDKGVNANAVMPGGIMTPLQRHLPIEEQRALGWLDENDQPREGFKTTEQGAATSVWAAVGDELEGIGGLYLEDCNQAVPWSKEAPWVGVMPHALDPEAAERLWALSVETTGAGA, encoded by the coding sequence ATGGCGGATCGGATCACCTCGCCCTTCGGGGCCAAGTCGACGGCGCGTGAAGTGGTCGCGGGCCACGACCTCTCCGGCAAGGTGGCGATCGTCACCGGCGCGGCGACCGGCATCGGCGTCGAGACGGCCCGGGCCCTGGCCGACGCGGGCGCCGAGGTGATCATCGCCGCCCGCAAGCCGGAGCTGGGCGAAGAGGTCGCCAACCAGATCAACGAGGAGGTCGGCATGAAGCGGGTCAGCTTCGGCATGCTGGACCTCTCCAGCCTGGAGGCGATCCGCCACTTCGCCCATCGCTGGGGCGACCGCCGTCTGAACCTGCTGATCAACAACGCCGGCGTCATGGCCTGCCCGCTGTCGCGCACGGTCGACGGGCTGGAGATGCAGATCGGCACCAACCACTTCGGCCACTTCCTGCTGTCGGTGCTGCTGGCGCCGAACCTGGTCGACGGCGCCGCGCATTCGGGCCATCGCTCGCGCCTGGTGTCGCTGTCCTCGATCGGCCATCGCCGCTCGCCGGTGAACTTCGAGGACCCGAACTACAACACGCGCCCCTACGACAAGTGGGAGGCCTACGGTCAGGCCAAGACGGCCAACAGCCTGTTCGCGCTCGGCTTCGACAAGCGGTTCAAGGACAAGGGCGTCAACGCCAACGCCGTGATGCCGGGCGGCATCATGACCCCGCTGCAGCGCCACCTGCCGATCGAGGAGCAACGCGCCCTCGGCTGGCTGGACGAGAACGACCAGCCGCGCGAAGGCTTCAAGACGACTGAGCAGGGCGCCGCCACCAGTGTCTGGGCCGCCGTCGGCGACGAGCTGGAAGGGATCGGCGGGCTCTATCTCGAGGATTGCAATCAGGCCGTCCCGTGGAGCAAGGAGGCGCCGTGGGTCGGCGTCATGCCCCACGCCCTCGATCCAGAGGCGGCCGAGCGCCTGTGGGCCTTGTCGGTCGAGACCACCGGCGCCGGCGCCTGA
- a CDS encoding MarR family winged helix-turn-helix transcriptional regulator produces the protein MPVAPDRRLIFLLNAGHRRVQRWLEVKMAAKGGLTAAQSGVLFYLSEHDGALIGEAADALDLAPSAMTGLIDRMTKVELVERRADPKDGRAMRLHLTDKGRAAREEAKAGLQGIKAQLTEGFSDDEIDVVARWLASLQTKFPKGDAL, from the coding sequence ATGCCCGTCGCGCCAGACCGCCGCCTGATCTTTCTGCTGAACGCCGGCCATCGGCGCGTGCAACGCTGGCTGGAGGTCAAGATGGCCGCCAAGGGCGGGCTGACGGCGGCGCAGTCGGGAGTCCTGTTCTACCTCAGCGAACACGACGGCGCCCTGATCGGCGAGGCGGCGGACGCCCTCGATCTGGCCCCCTCCGCTATGACCGGGCTGATCGATCGCATGACCAAGGTCGAGCTGGTCGAGCGGCGCGCCGATCCGAAGGACGGCCGCGCCATGCGCCTGCACCTGACCGACAAGGGGCGCGCCGCCCGGGAAGAGGCCAAGGCGGGCCTTCAGGGAATCAAGGCTCAGCTGACCGAGGGTTTCTCGGACGACGAAATCGATGTGGTCGCGCGCTGGCTGGCCAGCCTGCAGACCAAGTTCCCCAAGGGAGATGCTCTATGA
- a CDS encoding MFS transporter: MSDPASAAAPDTSTRALLRERDFLLFWVARFSSTLGVQIQSVALGWQVYAIARMTKSVGESAFMVSMIGLAQFLPLFLLTLVAGETADRRTRKLIVAATLALDAVSAGVLLVLALMGSHQLWPIFAISVMFGASRAFLSPASSAMGPMLVPRPLLPRAIAWNSLSWQSGSIVGPALGGLLLIHSPALAFGASFGLYLFAALLALMIRKSTKPEQQPGSRMELIKEGLSYVWNNKIVFGSISLDLFAVILGGATALLPVFAKDVLHIGPGGFGLLRASPAIGATLVGLYLAANPIRRNAGKIMFAGVAVFGLSTVIFGLSKLEWLSVAALAVLGGADMLSVYVRQTLVQIVTPDAMRGRVAAVSGVFISASNELGEVESGAAAWLLGPVGAAVFGGVGAMAVTGIWAFLFPDLRKADRLE; the protein is encoded by the coding sequence ATGTCCGACCCCGCCTCAGCCGCCGCCCCCGACACCTCTACCCGCGCCTTGTTGCGGGAGCGTGACTTCCTCCTGTTCTGGGTGGCGCGGTTCAGCTCGACCTTGGGGGTGCAAATCCAGTCGGTGGCGCTGGGCTGGCAGGTCTACGCCATCGCCCGCATGACCAAGTCCGTGGGCGAGTCGGCGTTCATGGTCAGCATGATCGGCCTGGCGCAGTTCCTGCCGCTGTTCCTGCTGACCCTGGTCGCCGGCGAGACGGCGGACCGACGGACCCGCAAGCTGATCGTCGCCGCGACCCTGGCCTTGGACGCCGTCAGCGCCGGCGTCCTTCTGGTTCTGGCCTTGATGGGTTCACATCAGCTATGGCCGATCTTCGCCATCTCGGTGATGTTCGGCGCCAGCCGCGCCTTCCTCTCGCCCGCCAGCAGCGCCATGGGCCCGATGCTGGTGCCGCGACCGCTGCTGCCGCGCGCCATCGCCTGGAACTCGCTGTCGTGGCAGTCGGGCTCGATCGTCGGTCCCGCCCTCGGCGGCCTGCTGCTGATCCACTCGCCGGCCCTGGCCTTCGGCGCGTCCTTCGGACTCTATCTGTTCGCCGCCCTGCTGGCCCTGATGATCCGCAAGTCCACCAAGCCCGAACAACAGCCCGGGTCGCGCATGGAGCTGATCAAGGAAGGCCTGTCCTACGTCTGGAACAACAAGATCGTGTTCGGTTCGATCTCGCTGGACCTGTTCGCGGTGATCCTGGGCGGCGCGACCGCCCTCTTGCCAGTGTTCGCCAAGGACGTGCTGCACATCGGCCCCGGCGGCTTTGGCCTCCTGCGCGCCTCGCCGGCGATCGGCGCGACCCTGGTCGGTCTCTATCTCGCGGCCAACCCGATCCGGCGCAACGCCGGCAAGATCATGTTCGCGGGCGTCGCCGTGTTCGGCCTGTCGACCGTCATCTTTGGCCTCTCCAAGCTCGAATGGCTGTCGGTGGCGGCCCTCGCCGTGCTGGGCGGCGCTGACATGCTGTCGGTCTATGTCCGCCAGACCCTGGTGCAGATCGTGACGCCCGACGCCATGCGCGGCCGCGTCGCCGCCGTCTCGGGCGTCTTCATCAGCGCCTCCAACGAGTTGGGCGAGGTCGAGAGCGGCGCGGCGGCCTGGTTGCTCGGCCCCGTCGGCGCGGCCGTGTTCGGCGGCGTCGGCGCCATGGCCGTCACCGGGATCTGGGCCTTCCTGTTCCCCGACCTGCGCAAGGCCGATCGACTGGAATAG
- a CDS encoding lysoplasmalogenase family protein encodes MSKAALARWALIASIIAGVSYIASWSLKLSLPAEVVWKGAGVGLLAVHAALKARSTDGWLLTAVMALGALGDVLLVTSGLTIGALAFLAGHVTAIALYARNRRKASTPALLAAVVFIPVVVGIAFHLPADRAGAPGVALYATGLSAMAVSAWLSRFPRERAALGALMFVVSDLLIFARGGLLPESFATGLAVWGLYYAGQLMICVSVSRALEPRSA; translated from the coding sequence ATGTCGAAGGCCGCATTGGCCCGTTGGGCGCTGATCGCGTCGATCATCGCGGGCGTCAGCTATATCGCCAGCTGGAGCCTGAAACTCTCGCTCCCGGCCGAGGTCGTCTGGAAGGGCGCGGGCGTCGGCCTGCTGGCCGTCCACGCCGCGCTGAAGGCGCGCTCGACCGACGGCTGGCTGCTGACGGCGGTCATGGCGCTGGGCGCGCTGGGTGACGTGCTGCTGGTGACCTCGGGTCTCACGATCGGGGCCCTGGCCTTCCTGGCCGGCCACGTGACGGCGATCGCGCTCTACGCCCGCAACCGGCGGAAGGCCTCGACCCCGGCCCTGCTGGCGGCCGTCGTTTTCATCCCCGTGGTGGTCGGGATCGCCTTCCACCTGCCCGCCGACCGGGCCGGCGCGCCGGGCGTGGCGCTGTACGCGACGGGTCTTTCCGCGATGGCCGTCTCGGCCTGGCTGAGCCGTTTTCCGCGCGAACGGGCGGCGCTGGGGGCGCTGATGTTCGTGGTCTCCGACCTCCTGATCTTCGCCCGCGGCGGCCTGCTGCCGGAAAGCTTCGCGACCGGGCTGGCGGTCTGGGGGCTGTATTACGCGGGGCAGCTCATGATCTGCGTAAGCGTCTCCCGCGCCCTCGAACCTAGAAGCGCATGA
- a CDS encoding GNAT family N-acetyltransferase, giving the protein MPVTVRPAKPADAALIHQFILDLADYEKLLDTVEASQADTEAALFGAQPRAFADIAELDGEPVGFALWFYNYSTFVGRHGIYLEDLFVRPAARGAGAGKALLANLAKRCVDEGLGRLEWSVLDWNAPSIAFYDSLGASSMDEWIIRRMTGEALRKLAEA; this is encoded by the coding sequence ATGCCCGTCACCGTCCGCCCCGCCAAGCCCGCCGACGCGGCCCTGATCCATCAATTCATCCTCGATCTGGCGGACTATGAAAAGCTGCTCGACACCGTCGAGGCGAGCCAGGCCGACACCGAGGCGGCCCTGTTCGGCGCCCAGCCGCGCGCCTTCGCTGACATCGCCGAACTGGACGGCGAGCCGGTCGGCTTCGCCCTGTGGTTCTACAACTACTCGACCTTCGTCGGCCGCCACGGGATCTATCTGGAGGACCTGTTCGTGCGGCCGGCCGCGCGGGGCGCCGGCGCGGGCAAGGCGTTGCTGGCCAACCTGGCCAAGCGCTGCGTCGACGAGGGGCTGGGGCGCCTGGAGTGGTCGGTGCTCGACTGGAACGCGCCGTCGATCGCCTTCTACGACAGCCTCGGCGCGAGCTCGATGGACGAGTGGATCATCCGCCGGATGACCGGCGAGGCGCTGCGGAAGCTGGCGGAAGCCTGA
- a CDS encoding feruloyl-CoA synthase, translating into MTRDITDGMTAPDTAPFRDARYAPRALDVERRDETLILRNPTPYSDAVRTTTEPLARWAAEAPDRVWLAERISGADGWRTITYAEAKDRIEALTGGLAGLGLQRGQPLLILARNGIDHALIAYAAMSLGAPAAPVSPQYGLKGADLTRLAHAVERLKPAAVYADDAEAFNEALAAPFLAGLPVIVSRNARPGDVAFEALLKSAPRAPVAQPDDVAKLLLTSGSTGKPKAVVCTHANIALNAAQIEACYADPEPPVLVNSAPWSHSLGANAILHMVLHRGGTLYIDGGQPVPGRFDETVRNLREVATTYHNMVPAGWGMLIGELERDEALAAKFFEKVRVLQYGGASMAQSILDRVQAVAVNTVGERVTFAAGYGATETGPTACNIHWLNARSGMVGLPTPGTAVKLVPAPGTKDGEGGKFEIRVKGPQVSPGYLDQPEATAQAFDEDGFYRLGDAARLADPQEPSAGLVFDGRLVENFKLASGAFVAAGALRVAAVSALGGLVTDAIVCGEGREGIGLMLFLDAKACGRLGDEAAVRAAIAERLAAYNQQAKGGTGRITRALILDGAPDAASGELTDKGYINQALARERRPTELERLFAEAPDAGVMRF; encoded by the coding sequence ATGACCCGCGACATAACTGACGGCATGACCGCGCCCGACACCGCCCCCTTCCGCGACGCCCGCTACGCGCCCCGCGCGCTGGACGTGGAGCGGCGGGACGAGACGCTGATCCTGCGCAACCCCACGCCCTATTCAGATGCGGTGCGGACCACGACCGAGCCGCTCGCGCGGTGGGCCGCCGAGGCGCCGGACCGGGTCTGGCTGGCCGAGCGGATCTCCGGCGCCGACGGCTGGCGAACGATCACCTATGCCGAGGCGAAGGACCGGATCGAGGCCCTGACCGGGGGCCTGGCGGGTCTTGGCCTTCAGCGTGGCCAGCCGCTGCTGATCCTGGCCCGCAACGGAATCGACCACGCCCTGATCGCCTACGCCGCCATGAGCCTGGGCGCGCCGGCCGCGCCGGTCTCGCCGCAGTACGGTCTGAAGGGCGCGGACCTGACGCGCCTGGCGCACGCGGTCGAGCGGCTGAAGCCCGCCGCCGTCTACGCCGACGACGCCGAGGCGTTCAACGAGGCCCTGGCCGCGCCGTTTCTGGCCGGCCTGCCCGTGATCGTCAGCCGTAACGCCCGCCCCGGCGACGTCGCCTTCGAGGCCTTGCTCAAGAGCGCGCCCCGCGCCCCGGTCGCCCAGCCGGACGATGTGGCCAAGCTGCTGCTGACCTCAGGCTCGACTGGCAAGCCCAAGGCGGTGGTCTGCACCCACGCCAACATCGCCCTGAACGCCGCCCAGATCGAGGCTTGCTACGCCGATCCCGAGCCGCCGGTGCTGGTCAATTCCGCGCCCTGGAGCCACAGCCTGGGCGCCAACGCCATCCTGCACATGGTGCTGCACCGGGGCGGGACGCTCTATATCGACGGCGGCCAGCCAGTCCCGGGCCGCTTTGACGAGACGGTGCGGAACCTGCGCGAAGTGGCCACGACCTATCACAACATGGTCCCGGCCGGCTGGGGCATGCTGATCGGCGAGCTGGAGCGCGACGAGGCCCTGGCGGCGAAGTTCTTCGAGAAGGTCCGCGTGCTGCAGTACGGCGGCGCGTCCATGGCCCAGTCGATCCTCGACCGCGTCCAGGCCGTGGCGGTGAACACGGTCGGCGAGCGGGTCACCTTCGCGGCCGGCTATGGCGCGACCGAGACCGGGCCGACCGCCTGCAACATCCACTGGCTGAACGCCCGCTCGGGCATGGTCGGCCTGCCGACGCCGGGGACGGCCGTGAAGCTGGTCCCGGCCCCAGGAACGAAAGATGGCGAGGGCGGCAAGTTCGAAATCCGCGTGAAGGGGCCGCAGGTCTCGCCGGGCTATCTCGATCAGCCCGAGGCCACGGCCCAGGCCTTCGACGAGGACGGCTTCTACCGCCTGGGCGACGCGGCGCGGCTGGCCGATCCGCAGGAGCCCTCGGCGGGCCTGGTCTTCGACGGGCGCCTCGTGGAGAACTTCAAGCTGGCCAGCGGCGCCTTCGTCGCGGCCGGGGCGCTGCGGGTGGCGGCGGTCTCGGCGCTGGGCGGCCTCGTCACCGACGCCATAGTCTGCGGCGAAGGCCGCGAGGGGATCGGGCTGATGCTGTTCCTCGACGCCAAGGCCTGCGGGCGGCTGGGCGACGAAGCGGCGGTGCGGGCGGCGATCGCCGAGCGGCTGGCGGCCTATAACCAGCAGGCCAAGGGCGGCACGGGCCGGATCACGAGGGCTCTGATCCTGGACGGCGCGCCCGACGCGGCCAGCGGCGAGCTGACCGACAAGGGCTACATCAACCAGGCCCTGGCCCGCGAACGCCGTCCGACCGAGCTGGAGCGGCTGTTCGCGGAGGCGCCGGATGCGGGGGTCATGCGCTTCTAG
- a CDS encoding SDR family oxidoreductase, with translation MSLKGKTLFITGASRGIGLAIALRAARDGANVVVAAKTAEAHPKLPGTIYSAAAEIEAAGGKALPLVVDVRDEANVQEAVEKAVATFGGIDICVNNASAISLTSTLSTDMKRYDLMHQINTRGTFLTTKTCIPYLKKSENPHVLMLSPPLDMSPRWFGPHVAYTMAKFGMSMCVLGMAEEFKSDGIAFNALWPRTGIATAAIQFALAGEEGLRHCRTPEIMADAAYAIFNKPSREFSGQFLIDDTFLYGEGVREFDHYKVDPTAALMPDFFVPEDSVPPPGVKIG, from the coding sequence ATGAGCCTCAAGGGCAAGACCCTGTTCATCACCGGCGCCTCGCGCGGCATCGGCCTCGCCATTGCCCTGCGCGCCGCGCGCGACGGGGCCAATGTCGTGGTCGCGGCCAAGACCGCCGAGGCCCATCCCAAGCTGCCGGGCACCATCTACAGCGCCGCGGCCGAGATCGAGGCGGCGGGCGGCAAGGCCTTGCCGCTGGTCGTCGACGTCCGCGACGAGGCCAATGTCCAGGAGGCGGTCGAGAAGGCCGTCGCCACGTTCGGCGGGATCGACATCTGCGTGAACAACGCCTCGGCCATCTCGCTGACGAGCACCCTGTCGACCGACATGAAGCGCTACGACCTGATGCACCAGATCAATACGCGCGGCACGTTCCTGACCACGAAGACCTGCATTCCGTACCTGAAGAAATCCGAGAACCCGCACGTCCTGATGCTGTCGCCGCCGCTGGACATGTCGCCGCGCTGGTTCGGGCCGCACGTGGCCTACACCATGGCCAAGTTCGGCATGTCGATGTGCGTGCTGGGCATGGCAGAGGAGTTCAAAAGCGACGGGATCGCCTTCAACGCCCTGTGGCCGCGCACTGGCATCGCCACCGCCGCCATCCAGTTCGCCCTGGCCGGCGAGGAAGGCCTGCGCCACTGCCGCACGCCGGAGATCATGGCCGACGCGGCTTATGCGATCTTCAACAAGCCTTCGCGCGAGTTCTCGGGTCAGTTCCTGATCGACGACACCTTCCTCTACGGCGAGGGCGTGCGCGAGTTCGATCATTACAAGGTCGACCCGACCGCCGCCCTGATGCCGGACTTCTTCGTGCCCGAGGACAGCGTCCCGCCGCCGGGCGTGAAGATCGGCTAG
- a CDS encoding enoyl-CoA hydratase-related protein, with the protein MTDPVKSDWVKVEIDAGVMTLTLARPEKKNALSNDMYGALADGLERAEKDPAICVVVFQADGDSFTAGNDLQDFAAQATGAFTGERHVLRFLKALAHATRPLVAAVQGQAVGVGTTMLLHCDLVYVTPDARLTVPFVNLALVPEAASSWLLPARIGHARAYAMFALGEAVDGATAVAWGIANAAVEAGDLRARARAAADQLAKRPLGALTTTKRLMRDAEKIAALMDVEGAEFAARLQTAEAREAFMAFMERRPADFSKVG; encoded by the coding sequence ATGACCGACCCTGTAAAAAGCGATTGGGTGAAGGTCGAGATCGACGCCGGCGTGATGACCCTCACCCTGGCGCGACCCGAGAAGAAGAACGCGCTTTCCAACGACATGTACGGCGCCTTGGCCGACGGCCTGGAGCGCGCCGAGAAGGACCCGGCGATCTGCGTCGTGGTCTTCCAGGCCGACGGCGACAGCTTCACGGCCGGCAACGACCTGCAGGACTTCGCCGCCCAGGCGACCGGCGCCTTCACCGGCGAGCGGCACGTACTGCGGTTCCTCAAAGCGCTGGCCCACGCGACGCGCCCCCTGGTCGCCGCCGTGCAAGGGCAGGCGGTCGGCGTCGGCACGACCATGCTGCTGCACTGCGACCTCGTCTATGTGACGCCGGACGCCCGGCTGACCGTGCCGTTCGTCAACCTGGCCCTGGTGCCCGAAGCCGCTTCAAGCTGGCTGCTGCCCGCGCGCATCGGCCACGCCCGCGCCTACGCCATGTTCGCCCTGGGCGAGGCGGTGGATGGCGCGACGGCGGTCGCCTGGGGCATAGCCAACGCCGCCGTCGAGGCCGGCGACCTTCGGGCCCGGGCGCGCGCCGCCGCCGACCAGCTGGCCAAGCGTCCCTTGGGCGCCCTGACCACCACCAAGCGCCTGATGCGCGACGCCGAGAAGATCGCCGCCCTGATGGACGTCGAGGGCGCCGAGTTCGCCGCTCGCCTGCAGACCGCCGAGGCCCGCGAAGCCTTCATGGCCTTCATGGAACGCAGACCCGCGGACTTCTCCAAAGTGGGCTAA
- a CDS encoding TfoX/Sxy family protein, translating into MTGMAVSSDYRDFVLEQLAPLGQVTARRMFGGVGIYANGLFFALIDDDVLYLKTDESLRPEFEAAGCQAFAPFGADKPMSYWTAPTEALDDQDILLDWARKSLIVAGRKAAAKKR; encoded by the coding sequence GTGACGGGCATGGCGGTCTCTTCGGACTATCGGGACTTCGTTCTGGAGCAACTGGCGCCGCTGGGTCAGGTCACCGCCCGCCGGATGTTCGGCGGCGTGGGGATCTACGCCAACGGCCTGTTCTTCGCCCTGATCGACGACGACGTCCTCTACCTGAAGACCGACGAGTCGCTGAGGCCCGAATTCGAAGCCGCCGGCTGCCAGGCCTTCGCCCCGTTCGGCGCCGACAAGCCGATGAGCTATTGGACCGCGCCCACCGAGGCCCTGGACGACCAGGACATCTTGCTGGACTGGGCGCGCAAGTCCCTGATCGTTGCCGGTCGCAAGGCCGCCGCCAAGAAGCGCTAG
- a CDS encoding MBL fold metallo-hydrolase, protein MRDGFEDETRDEADAPKKAARLVYPFETAPEQGSGEAVEVAPGVLWLRMPLGGSLQFINVWAIEDGDGWAVVDTGVQTRETSQAWRSAFAGALGGRPITRVIVTHLHPDHIGLAGWITRKFDCRLWMTRLEYFQCRMLVADTGREAPEDGVKFFRAAGWDEDAIENYKARFGGFGKAIYALPDSYRRLSDSEDFTIGGRTWTVVTGQGHSPDHACLWCPELNLLISGDQVLPRISSNVSVFPTEPDADPLSDWLRSLAKVKATVPDDVIVLPAHNDPFEGLHTRIDGLISGHERGLARLEKKLAEPKRVVDTFGALFARPIGPDLLGMATGEALAHLNCLIRRGRIGRETDSEGVAWYAALSSDD, encoded by the coding sequence ATGCGCGACGGGTTCGAGGATGAAACGAGGGACGAGGCCGATGCGCCGAAGAAGGCGGCGCGCCTGGTCTATCCGTTCGAGACCGCTCCCGAGCAGGGTTCGGGTGAGGCGGTCGAGGTCGCGCCGGGCGTCCTGTGGCTGCGCATGCCGCTGGGCGGCTCGCTGCAGTTCATCAATGTCTGGGCGATCGAGGATGGCGACGGCTGGGCCGTCGTCGACACCGGCGTGCAGACGCGCGAGACCAGCCAGGCTTGGCGCTCGGCCTTCGCCGGGGCGCTGGGCGGGCGGCCCATCACCCGGGTCATCGTCACCCACCTGCACCCCGACCACATCGGCCTGGCCGGCTGGATCACCCGCAAGTTCGACTGCCGCCTCTGGATGACCCGGCTGGAGTACTTCCAGTGCCGGATGCTGGTGGCCGATACGGGCCGCGAGGCGCCCGAGGACGGCGTGAAGTTCTTCCGCGCCGCCGGCTGGGACGAGGACGCGATCGAGAACTACAAGGCCCGCTTCGGCGGCTTCGGTAAGGCGATCTACGCCCTGCCCGACAGCTATCGCCGCCTGAGCGACAGCGAGGACTTCACGATCGGCGGACGGACCTGGACCGTCGTGACCGGGCAAGGCCACTCGCCTGACCATGCCTGTCTCTGGTGTCCCGAGCTGAACCTGCTGATCTCGGGCGACCAGGTGCTGCCGCGGATTTCGTCCAACGTCTCGGTGTTCCCCACCGAACCGGACGCCGATCCGCTGAGCGACTGGCTACGCTCGCTGGCCAAGGTCAAGGCGACGGTGCCGGACGACGTGATCGTGCTGCCGGCTCACAATGATCCCTTCGAGGGGCTGCATACGCGGATCGACGGCCTGATCTCGGGGCACGAGCGGGGTCTTGCCCGGTTGGAGAAGAAGCTCGCCGAGCCCAAGCGCGTTGTCGACACCTTCGGCGCGCTGTTCGCGCGTCCGATCGGGCCGGATCTGCTGGGCATGGCCACCGGCGAGGCCCTGGCGCACCTCAACTGCCTGATCCGCCGAGGGCGTATCGGACGCGAGACGGATAGCGAGGGCGTCGCCTGGTATGCGGCGCTTTCTAGCGACGACTAG